From Variimorphobacter saccharofermentans, one genomic window encodes:
- a CDS encoding YoaK family protein: MNGLAKNRDMKSIRPSMKKNRDLILHSIMCSIGGFMGGYAVLFRGNLGSAQTINMIDIVLDIVGNNKTELLIRSIGFFLYILGMELVVLLSKKTKINLQRYSIFINMAGFLVLTIIPQQVNKVVGILPIFFMLSTQWSVFHGVRGYNSSTVFSTNNLRQMLLALNEYIISKDKKQRNTALYYINTLFWFHINIVVSYYAVKFFGIYASLFGFIYAVPALVITFIKDETVPVTSSFDYVKRKYYVKHSNV, from the coding sequence GTGAATGGCTTAGCAAAGAACAGGGACATGAAAAGTATTCGTCCTTCTATGAAGAAGAACAGGGACTTAATATTACATAGCATAATGTGTAGCATAGGTGGTTTTATGGGTGGTTATGCTGTACTTTTCAGAGGAAATTTAGGTTCTGCACAGACGATTAACATGATCGATATTGTCCTAGATATTGTGGGTAACAACAAGACGGAGCTTCTAATTAGGAGTATAGGATTTTTCTTATATATTTTAGGAATGGAGCTTGTAGTCCTTCTTTCGAAAAAAACCAAAATAAATCTGCAGCGCTACAGCATATTTATTAATATGGCAGGCTTTCTGGTTCTGACTATAATACCACAACAGGTAAATAAGGTGGTAGGTATACTTCCTATTTTCTTCATGCTTTCTACCCAATGGAGTGTATTTCACGGGGTAAGGGGGTATAACAGTTCCACTGTATTCTCCACAAACAATCTCCGACAGATGTTGCTTGCCTTAAACGAATATATCATTAGTAAGGACAAAAAACAACGGAACACAGCACTGTATTACATCAATACATTATTCTGGTTTCACATAAATATAGTTGTTAGTTACTATGCTGTAAAGTTCTTTGGCATATATGCCTCTCTTTTTGGTTTTATTTATGCAGTGCCAGCTTTGGTAATTACATTTATCAAGGATGAAACAGTGCCAGTGACTTCCTCTTTTGATTATGTAAAGAGAAAATACTATGTTAAGCATTCCAATGTATAG
- a CDS encoding dTDP-4-dehydrorhamnose 3,5-epimerase family protein codes for MMIIDSIFEEVKILELSRREDRRGIMSVTYHEKDLSEIGIDFKVKEYRVYTMPTKGIFFGIHYQTSDYPQAKLVSVIQGKGLDYIVDLRPESKTYKQWKVIELCADNAKAVYIPDGFGHAFLSMEDNTIQQFAIDEYFIEDCAKQINYKDPGIGLRLPLKNIILSDYDRNAPYI; via the coding sequence ATGATGATTATTGATAGCATTTTTGAAGAAGTTAAGATATTGGAACTATCACGTAGAGAGGATAGAAGAGGAATTATGTCTGTAACGTATCATGAGAAGGATTTGTCCGAAATAGGCATTGATTTTAAAGTGAAGGAATATCGTGTATATACAATGCCGACAAAGGGGATTTTTTTTGGTATACATTATCAAACCTCTGATTACCCTCAAGCAAAGCTGGTGAGTGTTATCCAGGGAAAAGGGCTGGACTACATTGTGGATTTACGTCCTGAATCAAAAACCTATAAACAATGGAAGGTTATTGAATTGTGTGCTGATAATGCGAAAGCAGTGTATATACCTGACGGATTTGGGCATGCATTTTTATCTATGGAGGACAATACCATTCAACAGTTTGCAATTGATGAATATTTTATAGAAGATTGTGCAAAGCAGATTAACTATAAAGATCCTGGGATTGGGTTAAGATTGCCTTTGAAGAATATAATTCTATCTGATTATGATAGAAATGCACCGTATATATAA
- a CDS encoding PadR family transcriptional regulator, with the protein MSLRHHLMDGMQAYCMEELSVAIEKKINFVILGLLNHEALTGYEIKKRIDNSLRFFWSGSFGSIYPTLDVLVQDGCVEKEEETSGRGKIIYSITEKGRVLLREWLMKPVKKDELRYETLLKLFFGGELGREGILVHIQNFEEKIKKELLLLEMYVQNLERVQNEEDHKYYLITVKFGVETYRAYLRWCEEARNILLHD; encoded by the coding sequence GTGAGTTTAAGGCATCATCTTATGGATGGAATGCAGGCATATTGTATGGAGGAATTATCAGTGGCGATTGAAAAGAAAATAAACTTTGTAATACTTGGACTCCTTAACCATGAAGCACTTACAGGGTATGAGATCAAAAAGAGAATTGATAATTCTCTTAGGTTCTTCTGGAGTGGAAGCTTTGGAAGTATCTATCCTACCTTAGATGTATTAGTACAAGATGGATGTGTTGAAAAGGAAGAGGAGACTTCAGGAAGAGGAAAAATAATATATTCCATTACGGAAAAAGGACGAGTACTTCTCAGAGAATGGCTCATGAAACCTGTTAAAAAGGACGAGTTAAGGTATGAGACATTACTCAAACTCTTTTTTGGAGGAGAGCTTGGAAGAGAAGGGATCTTGGTTCATATTCAGAACTTCGAGGAGAAAATCAAGAAAGAGCTTCTACTTCTTGAAATGTATGTTCAGAATCTGGAAAGGGTTCAGAACGAGGAGGATCATAAATATTATCTAATAACGGTCAAGTTTGGAGTTGAGACGTATCGGGCATATCTCAGATGGTGTGAGGAAGCAAGAAATATTTTACTTCACGATTAG
- a CDS encoding S41 family peptidase, producing MMMKWIKRVGIGISICIGILLITIVTLMVMATRFNGIWKLEAYGICIDARQGIVKTYIVTENSYTRMSNYDGVIINGTLYSGLGKYTLNTSNNSLKLNDNGARYVYSADKQAKDYFQKLHKVIKGDQAGKFRMYYELYKENYAFADLYGVDFDEEYNKYAPQVNEKTTDETLYEYMCKMVEKLDDGHVYLSWKDNEYTPSDYKPLWFKDHAQELVNVIKENYIKDLYRFEDCYILYGTLQEDTGYIVMPAIGMAELNKSGTTKKAMEWNNIYKIGGSRKLSSIGIK from the coding sequence ATGATGATGAAGTGGATTAAGAGAGTAGGAATTGGTATTAGCATATGCATTGGAATTCTATTAATAACCATAGTGACATTAATGGTTATGGCAACTCGATTTAATGGTATATGGAAGCTGGAGGCATATGGCATATGCATAGATGCTCGGCAGGGGATAGTGAAAACCTACATTGTAACAGAGAATTCCTATACCAGAATGAGTAATTACGATGGAGTGATTATAAATGGAACGTTATATAGTGGTCTCGGTAAGTATACGTTGAATACAAGTAATAACTCGTTAAAGCTAAATGATAATGGAGCCAGATATGTATACTCCGCTGATAAACAGGCAAAGGATTATTTTCAAAAGCTACATAAGGTTATAAAAGGGGACCAGGCCGGTAAATTTCGTATGTATTATGAATTGTATAAAGAAAATTATGCATTTGCTGATTTATATGGAGTGGATTTCGACGAAGAATATAATAAATATGCTCCTCAGGTAAATGAGAAAACGACGGATGAGACGTTATATGAATACATGTGTAAGATGGTAGAAAAGTTAGATGACGGTCATGTGTACCTGTCATGGAAGGACAACGAATATACGCCTTCTGATTATAAACCACTATGGTTTAAAGACCACGCACAGGAATTAGTGAATGTAATAAAAGAAAACTATATTAAAGATCTTTATCGTTTCGAAGATTGCTATATTCTGTATGGAACATTGCAAGAGGATACCGGTTATATAGTGATGCCGGCAATCGGTATGGCTGAACTTAACAAATCAGGCACCACAAAGAAAGCTATGGAATGGAACAATATATACAAAATTGGAGGTTCCCGGAAACTGAGTTCGATTGGCATAAAGTAA
- a CDS encoding aldehyde dehydrogenase family protein — protein sequence MTYTHEIIQKIVATQRSFFRSGVTLDVKWRLQQLKKLKAAVIAREEELEKALYEDLGRSKTEAYICDIGPVIVEINESIHGLKKWARPEKHYSGLLCFPSMCTTVYKMPYGVSLIISPFNFPVLLTLGVLAASIAGGNTAVIKTSSKSAASTKALQKLIADTFPESYITVIDGGHDVADMCLAQRYDKIFYTGSPAIGKHVLAEAAKNLTSVALELGGENGNWCIVRKDADITDAARKIAFFKLCNAGQICININQIAVADEIADSFNEALKKEFIRQIGEKPEENEEYPKLINDFAYDKCQKLADEYKDRIIFGGTGNRETRRFAPTMIYPVTNDEDIVNHELFCPLLPIVPFKDDEIDSLMEIIADREHPLAMYVFTSDMRWAKKIMSSMQYGGGCINEVCIHMMVKGVPFNGVGHSGMGAYHGVWGFREFTHPTTVLKGKKHFNLPLREHPYSGKYEKIKMSLLKKFER from the coding sequence ATGACTTATACACATGAAATTATACAGAAAATAGTGGCAACCCAGAGAAGCTTTTTTCGTTCCGGGGTCACCCTTGATGTGAAATGGAGGTTACAGCAGCTGAAAAAATTGAAGGCGGCTGTCATTGCACGTGAGGAAGAACTTGAAAAAGCCTTGTATGAAGATCTCGGGCGTAGTAAAACAGAAGCGTATATATGTGATATTGGTCCTGTAATCGTTGAGATTAATGAATCAATACACGGATTGAAAAAATGGGCAAGACCCGAAAAGCATTATAGCGGACTTTTATGTTTTCCGAGTATGTGTACCACGGTATACAAAATGCCATATGGTGTTTCTCTGATTATCAGCCCATTTAATTTTCCGGTTCTTCTGACACTGGGAGTACTTGCGGCAAGTATTGCAGGAGGGAATACGGCTGTGATTAAGACGAGCTCTAAATCAGCGGCAAGTACCAAAGCCTTGCAGAAACTGATTGCAGACACATTCCCCGAGAGTTATATAACTGTAATAGACGGTGGTCACGATGTGGCTGATATGTGCCTGGCTCAACGATATGATAAAATATTCTATACAGGCTCCCCTGCAATTGGAAAGCATGTACTTGCAGAAGCGGCTAAGAATCTAACATCAGTAGCACTGGAGCTTGGTGGCGAAAATGGTAACTGGTGTATTGTCAGAAAAGATGCTGACATAACGGATGCCGCACGTAAAATTGCTTTTTTCAAGCTTTGTAATGCAGGTCAAATATGTATCAATATCAATCAGATTGCAGTAGCCGACGAGATAGCGGATTCCTTTAACGAGGCATTAAAGAAGGAATTTATCAGGCAAATCGGTGAGAAGCCCGAAGAAAATGAAGAATATCCTAAGCTTATTAACGATTTTGCATATGACAAATGCCAGAAACTTGCGGATGAATATAAAGACAGGATCATCTTCGGAGGAACCGGTAACAGAGAAACAAGACGCTTCGCTCCGACAATGATATATCCTGTTACAAACGACGAGGATATTGTTAATCATGAGCTGTTCTGTCCGCTACTGCCGATTGTACCCTTCAAGGATGATGAAATTGACAGCTTGATGGAGATCATTGCCGACAGAGAACATCCTCTTGCTATGTATGTTTTCACCAGTGATATGAGATGGGCAAAGAAGATTATGTCGTCGATGCAATATGGCGGTGGATGTATCAATGAGGTTTGCATTCACATGATGGTAAAAGGTGTACCGTTTAATGGAGTTGGACACTCCGGAATGGGTGCATACCATGGCGTGTGGGGCTTCAGGGAGTTTACACACCCGACCACGGTCCTAAAAGGGAAAAAGCATTTTAATTTACCATTGCGAGAGCACCCGTATTCCGGTAAATACGAGAAAATAAAAATGTCTCTACTGAAAAAGTTTGAAAGATGA
- a CDS encoding 4Fe-4S binding protein translates to MKRQHIRKLILFVSFLLFPVTMWYFSPAIIIMGMAQHILNGSFFVFLLMLLLSTFMGRSFCSYLCPAGGLQDISTNINDKPAKQGKRRVIKYVIWVIWIAAIIISFALGNGAVRADVFFMTDHGVSVVELHNYVVYYAVILLLFLPSLLHGKRAACHYICWMAPFMILGEKIGQKLHIPQIHVTAENVKCISCKKCESVCPMGLNVMQMVKENNHCQCTDCIQCGACVDSCPNNVLSYSWKTEKDN, encoded by the coding sequence ATGAAAAGACAACATATTAGGAAGTTAATATTATTTGTATCCTTCTTATTATTTCCGGTAACAATGTGGTACTTCTCGCCAGCAATAATCATTATGGGAATGGCACAGCATATATTAAATGGTAGTTTTTTTGTATTCCTGCTAATGTTGCTTCTATCAACGTTTATGGGAAGAAGCTTTTGTAGTTATCTTTGTCCAGCCGGAGGATTACAGGATATTTCAACTAACATCAATGACAAACCTGCGAAACAGGGTAAAAGAAGGGTTATAAAGTACGTAATTTGGGTTATATGGATAGCGGCCATAATAATCTCGTTTGCATTAGGTAATGGAGCAGTAAGGGCAGATGTGTTTTTTATGACCGATCATGGAGTATCGGTAGTCGAATTACATAACTATGTTGTATATTATGCTGTTATTCTTCTTCTGTTTCTTCCCTCTTTACTTCATGGCAAACGAGCAGCATGTCATTATATTTGCTGGATGGCTCCATTTATGATCCTTGGAGAAAAAATTGGGCAGAAGCTACATATTCCACAAATTCATGTGACAGCTGAGAATGTAAAATGTATTTCATGTAAAAAGTGTGAATCGGTATGTCCGATGGGGCTTAATGTGATGCAGATGGTGAAAGAGAATAATCATTGTCAGTGTACGGATTGTATTCAATGTGGAGCATGTGTTGACAGCTGCCCGAATAATGTTCTGTCATATTCATGGAAGACAGAAAAGGATAATTAA
- a CDS encoding class I SAM-dependent methyltransferase, producing MKEYDNEKAFWNQQYNECIPVDLRRLTLTVEPTFDACLGIFGEKTKRVCDFGCGTGDILFQYAQYYPDHCGVGIDESETGISFANQTAKLSNYHNYRFMVGNIDTLSEFQDGEFDGIILSNVLDVMPEKISNETVKELNRILKDHGYWFIKVNPFYSSEEINELNYKEIGMHMYVENGVLRLRQESLLYWIDYVHHLGRVERILEFEYPWQEGLNRLFLVRKERRQIGADAFPEYH from the coding sequence GTGAAGGAATATGATAACGAGAAGGCTTTTTGGAACCAGCAATATAATGAGTGTATACCGGTAGACTTAAGAAGGCTTACACTAACGGTGGAACCGACCTTTGATGCCTGTTTAGGCATTTTTGGAGAAAAAACCAAGCGGGTATGTGATTTTGGATGCGGAACAGGAGATATTCTATTCCAGTATGCTCAGTATTACCCTGATCATTGTGGCGTAGGAATTGATGAATCCGAGACCGGTATTTCCTTTGCTAATCAGACAGCAAAATTAAGTAATTATCATAACTATAGATTTATGGTAGGTAACATTGATACCTTATCAGAATTTCAAGATGGAGAATTTGATGGGATTATTCTCTCTAATGTTCTGGATGTGATGCCGGAAAAAATATCGAACGAAACTGTAAAAGAACTAAATAGGATTCTGAAAGATCATGGCTACTGGTTTATTAAGGTAAACCCGTTTTATTCCAGCGAAGAGATTAATGAATTAAATTACAAGGAAATCGGAATGCATATGTATGTGGAAAATGGAGTGTTGCGTCTGAGACAGGAGTCGCTACTTTATTGGATTGATTATGTTCATCATCTCGGAAGGGTCGAACGGATACTGGAATTCGAGTATCCGTGGCAGGAAGGTTTGAACCGATTGTTTTTAGTAAGAAAAGAGAGAAGACAAATTGGTGCTGATGCATTCCCTGAGTATCATTAG
- a CDS encoding OsmC family protein gives MDSLTVKLQTIDEKTMFSATARDNPEIIVDYFPPIGSGHGYTSLELFMASFGSCVSSTLLSLLRYRLKKKVDGVAVEVEGTVRDEHPKALQHILLNLNFKSKELSKAEALEVLKVAEEKMCPVWSMIKGNVDVDVNIEISE, from the coding sequence ATGGATTCTTTAACTGTAAAACTACAAACAATTGATGAAAAGACAATGTTTAGTGCCACGGCTCGTGATAACCCGGAGATAATAGTTGACTATTTTCCGCCTATCGGATCTGGTCATGGCTATACTTCACTGGAACTCTTTATGGCAAGCTTCGGCTCTTGCGTAAGTTCAACACTTTTATCCCTACTACGATATAGGTTAAAGAAAAAGGTAGATGGTGTTGCTGTGGAAGTAGAAGGTACTGTGCGTGATGAACATCCCAAGGCTCTTCAACACATTTTATTAAACCTGAATTTCAAGTCGAAAGAGTTGTCAAAAGCAGAGGCTCTTGAAGTACTAAAAGTTGCGGAAGAAAAGATGTGCCCAGTATGGTCTATGATTAAAGGGAACGTAGATGTTGACGTTAATATTGAAATAAGTGAATAA
- a CDS encoding NAD(P)H-dependent oxidoreductase, whose translation MKIACISASNTNLAEEKSTSVRVCNMIKDIILKEAKEDIEVEIIALKDYNIKPCILCGACYSNGLCIYDEEFNTLLKALMTVQGMYLVVPHYSPIPSKLLMIFEKVNEITYAGWINDPGYQSPFNNMRVGIIGHGGMVDNEANIKYYHDNLVTPIANTLKALSFHIVQPNSEYQNGVAFGLKDDTCIKKSENSIFPEIIQDWAMIEERIKPLIIEGIREMSDIV comes from the coding sequence GTGAAAATCGCATGTATTTCAGCATCAAATACTAATTTGGCTGAGGAAAAGAGTACTTCTGTTAGAGTCTGTAATATGATTAAGGATATTATTCTTAAGGAAGCAAAAGAGGATATTGAGGTAGAAATAATTGCTTTGAAGGATTATAACATTAAACCATGTATACTATGTGGGGCATGTTATTCCAATGGATTATGCATTTATGATGAGGAATTCAACACACTACTGAAAGCATTAATGACTGTACAGGGTATGTATCTAGTTGTACCTCATTATTCGCCGATTCCATCAAAACTACTGATGATATTTGAAAAAGTGAATGAAATTACATATGCAGGTTGGATAAATGATCCAGGTTATCAATCCCCATTTAATAATATGAGAGTTGGTATTATTGGCCACGGTGGAATGGTTGACAATGAAGCTAATATAAAGTATTATCATGATAATCTTGTTACTCCGATAGCAAATACTTTGAAAGCACTTTCTTTTCATATAGTACAACCTAATAGTGAATATCAGAACGGGGTAGCCTTTGGCTTAAAGGATGACACCTGCATAAAGAAGTCGGAGAACTCTATTTTCCCTGAGATTATACAAGATTGGGCGATGATTGAAGAAAGAATAAAGCCTTTGATTATTGAGGGGATTAGGGAAATGTCAGATATAGTATAG
- a CDS encoding serine hydrolase domain-containing protein, with protein MEQYIQNWRFPETEFDWHKVTIRTLLAHTAGVTDSSEYGYSEPLPSVAEAMVQKNITLKREPGTAFEYSSFSGYGILQLVIENVTGEKYEDYMCRHIFPALNMKSAGYYNKSEGDVFLATPYAGVGTPVDIVPVVMTGAGGVSATSSDMAGFVIGLIDYYRAGNYEMFTEQQNTESTYGTYALGIIPHKLDNGKVVYEHNGTLTGWNAQIALEPVSGNGFVFLCNSDKGFYLTNEAMRLWSKEATGYEVEEKSVMNTMNIVINAIWMIIIVIAAFLLYTFVPDVINRRRSLVKGKKQTIKLIVASLLVFFLSDELVWSYVYRLSLQMAI; from the coding sequence ATGGAACAATATATACAAAATTGGAGGTTCCCGGAAACTGAGTTCGATTGGCATAAAGTAACAATTCGAACTTTGCTTGCTCACACCGCAGGGGTAACTGACAGCTCGGAATATGGTTATTCCGAACCGCTTCCATCTGTTGCTGAGGCCATGGTGCAAAAGAATATTACTTTAAAAAGAGAACCGGGTACCGCATTTGAATACTCAAGTTTCAGCGGTTATGGTATATTGCAGCTGGTTATTGAGAATGTGACGGGTGAAAAGTATGAGGATTATATGTGCCGACATATTTTCCCGGCTTTGAACATGAAAAGTGCCGGTTATTATAATAAGAGTGAAGGAGATGTCTTCCTAGCCACACCATATGCCGGTGTAGGGACACCGGTTGATATTGTACCGGTGGTGATGACGGGAGCAGGAGGAGTATCGGCAACATCATCAGATATGGCCGGCTTTGTTATTGGACTTATTGACTATTATAGAGCCGGTAATTATGAAATGTTCACGGAACAGCAAAACACAGAATCAACTTATGGCACTTATGCTCTTGGAATTATTCCTCATAAGCTAGATAATGGCAAAGTTGTTTATGAGCATAATGGTACACTTACCGGCTGGAATGCTCAGATTGCATTGGAACCCGTAAGTGGTAATGGTTTCGTGTTCCTATGCAATTCTGATAAAGGTTTTTATCTTACCAATGAAGCAATGCGATTGTGGAGTAAAGAAGCAACAGGATATGAAGTAGAAGAAAAATCGGTTATGAATACTATGAATATAGTGATTAATGCTATATGGATGATTATTATAGTAATTGCAGCATTCCTGTTATATACATTCGTTCCAGATGTCATAAACAGGAGAAGGAGCCTTGTGAAAGGCAAAAAGCAAACGATAAAGCTTATTGTGGCAAGCCTGCTTGTTTTTTTTCTTTCTGATGAGTTGGTATGGAGTTATGTATACCGACTATCTCTTCAGATGGCTATATAA
- a CDS encoding MATE family efflux transporter, whose product MKQSASTSVFQKFRNTFIGDRRFYSTVFMLVLPLIVQNTISNVVNLLDNIMIGQVGTPQMSGVAIANQLIFVFNLTIFGGLSGAGIFGAQYFGAGDHEGIRHTVRFKLWTVVITLVVATIIFLTCGDQLISLYLTGDGDPAERTAMLEYSRSYLRIMLWGLLPFSLSQVYGGTLRETGETMLPMKASLAGVVTNLCLNYILIYGKLGFPVLGVEGAAIATVISRFVELAIIVVYTHRHSGKFRFVEGLYQTIRIPKGLTFNIMKKGVPLLVNELLWSLGMTTLTQIFSTRGLNVVAALNITSTITNLFNVVFISMGSAVAVMVGQALGANDIPRAKQTAWRLIFFNACICIVVGGILIALSPILPHIYNTTDEVRMLATRFMQTSAVYMAVNAMTHCTYFTIRSGGKTFITFLFDSAYTWVIFVPFTYVLTHFTNLEILVLYPVCYFADIIKCIIGITVVKTGHWAQNMVSDTASNG is encoded by the coding sequence ATGAAGCAATCCGCATCAACAAGCGTTTTTCAGAAATTCCGGAATACATTTATAGGGGATCGCAGATTTTACTCCACCGTGTTTATGCTGGTGCTGCCACTTATTGTGCAGAACACCATTTCCAATGTTGTTAATCTTTTAGACAACATCATGATAGGACAGGTAGGAACACCTCAGATGTCAGGCGTAGCCATTGCTAATCAGCTTATATTTGTATTTAATCTGACTATTTTTGGTGGCCTTTCTGGTGCAGGTATATTCGGGGCCCAATATTTTGGTGCAGGAGATCACGAAGGCATACGCCATACTGTAAGATTCAAGCTTTGGACTGTAGTCATCACTTTAGTAGTTGCTACCATTATATTTCTCACTTGTGGGGATCAGTTGATATCCTTGTATCTGACTGGTGATGGGGATCCTGCTGAGAGAACTGCCATGCTTGAATATAGTAGGAGTTACCTTCGTATTATGCTATGGGGGTTATTACCATTCTCCTTGTCACAGGTATATGGCGGAACACTCCGTGAGACGGGAGAAACCATGCTTCCGATGAAGGCCAGCTTAGCGGGTGTAGTAACAAATCTATGTCTTAACTATATTCTGATCTACGGAAAGCTTGGCTTCCCGGTTCTGGGTGTTGAAGGAGCAGCTATAGCAACTGTTATATCACGCTTTGTGGAGCTTGCTATTATTGTAGTATACACCCATAGACATTCAGGAAAATTCAGGTTTGTTGAAGGACTCTATCAAACGATAAGAATTCCGAAAGGACTTACTTTTAACATAATGAAAAAGGGAGTTCCGCTTCTAGTGAATGAGTTGTTATGGTCATTGGGTATGACCACCTTGACGCAGATATTCTCAACCCGTGGTCTGAATGTCGTAGCGGCTCTCAACATAACAAGCACCATAACGAATTTGTTCAATGTAGTATTTATTTCCATGGGTTCCGCAGTAGCTGTTATGGTTGGTCAGGCTCTCGGTGCCAATGATATTCCACGAGCAAAGCAAACAGCATGGAGACTTATCTTTTTCAATGCCTGTATCTGTATTGTAGTTGGGGGAATACTTATTGCCTTGTCGCCAATCCTTCCGCATATATACAATACGACCGATGAGGTACGTATGCTGGCTACACGTTTCATGCAGACTAGTGCAGTATATATGGCAGTAAATGCGATGACTCATTGCACCTACTTTACAATACGATCAGGAGGAAAAACCTTCATAACATTTTTATTTGATAGCGCTTATACATGGGTCATATTTGTTCCATTTACATATGTACTCACACATTTTACTAATCTGGAAATTCTGGTTCTTTATCCGGTTTGTTATTTTGCTGATATTATTAAGTGCATCATTGGAATAACCGTTGTGAAGACTGGACATTGGGCGCAGAATATGGTATCAGACACAGCATCCAATGGATGA